The following proteins come from a genomic window of Rhizobium sp. 007:
- a CDS encoding glutathione S-transferase family protein → MMKLYGLGPTRSLRALWALQELDAEFEFVPVNLLAGENRRPDFLRLNPAGKLPVLVDGDLVLTESAAIVMYLAEKYGAKGLMPADLRERARAYRWSMFAVTELEQPLWRIAKHTFIYPGDKRLPEDIALAREEFMAMAAILERHMDGRQFIVGDKITIADCVTAYVVDWGNENGLVDGFPNLKAYLERMYARPKAPQRIAEALANLQPVA, encoded by the coding sequence ATGATGAAACTATATGGATTAGGTCCGACGCGCTCGCTTCGCGCACTTTGGGCCCTTCAAGAGCTTGATGCGGAATTCGAGTTTGTTCCCGTCAATCTCCTGGCTGGCGAAAACCGTCGCCCCGACTTCCTGCGCCTCAACCCCGCCGGAAAACTCCCAGTGCTGGTTGACGGTGACCTTGTACTTACAGAATCCGCCGCGATCGTCATGTATTTAGCAGAGAAGTATGGTGCCAAAGGGCTTATGCCCGCCGACCTAAGGGAGCGGGCGCGGGCGTATCGCTGGTCTATGTTTGCGGTGACCGAACTTGAACAGCCGCTGTGGCGGATCGCCAAGCACACCTTTATATATCCCGGAGACAAACGACTGCCAGAAGACATAGCTCTCGCCAGAGAGGAGTTTATGGCAATGGCGGCAATACTTGAGCGTCACATGGACGGGCGTCAGTTCATCGTCGGCGACAAAATAACCATCGCTGATTGCGTCACCGCCTATGTTGTGGACTGGGGCAATGAAAATGGGCTGGTTGACGGCTTTCCAAATCTCAAAGCTTATCTTGAGCGGATGTACGCGCGTCCCAAGGCGCCGCAGCGCATCGCCGAAGCCCTCGCAAACCTCCAACCTGTTGCCTGA
- a CDS encoding TetR/AcrR family transcriptional regulator gives MAKRRVEMMEETRAKLVAAARKAFAEKGYAAASMDELTAEVGLTRGALYHNFGDKRGLLAAVVNQIDAEMASRAQEIGGRAENAWEGLLTEGTAYIEMALDPEVQRIVLLDGPAVLGDPSQWPSQSNCLQATKQTVKRLIAQGILKPVDAEAAARLLNGAALNAALWIAASEDPKDVLPKATQAFRYLATGLLAN, from the coding sequence ATGGCAAAGCGACGCGTCGAGATGATGGAAGAGACCCGCGCAAAGCTGGTTGCGGCCGCGCGAAAGGCATTTGCCGAAAAAGGCTACGCTGCCGCCTCCATGGACGAGCTGACCGCCGAGGTCGGCCTCACTCGGGGAGCGCTTTATCACAACTTCGGGGACAAGCGTGGACTTCTGGCTGCCGTCGTCAACCAGATAGACGCTGAAATGGCCTCGCGAGCGCAGGAGATCGGCGGCCGAGCGGAAAACGCCTGGGAAGGGCTGCTTACTGAGGGTACGGCCTATATCGAAATGGCGCTCGATCCCGAAGTACAGCGGATCGTTCTGCTCGACGGGCCAGCGGTCCTCGGAGATCCATCGCAATGGCCTAGTCAGAGCAACTGCTTGCAGGCCACAAAGCAGACGGTAAAGCGGCTGATCGCCCAAGGAATTTTGAAGCCAGTGGATGCAGAGGCGGCCGCCCGGCTTCTGAATGGCGCCGCGCTCAATGCGGCTCTCTGGATTGCGGCCAGCGAAGATCCGAAAGATGTCTTACCGAAAGCCACCCAGGCCTTCCGTTACCTGGCCACAGGTCTGCTTGCAAACTAA
- a CDS encoding RidA family protein encodes MTQRDAIFPADRHALYQAHGYSAAIRSGDLLFVSGQVGSHSDGTPEPDFRRQVELAFDNLRATLKAASCTFDDIIDVTTFHTDPENQFETIMAVKNQIFSSPPYPNWTAIGVNWLAGFDFEIKVIARIPEAA; translated from the coding sequence ATGACGCAACGCGACGCAATTTTTCCTGCCGATAGGCATGCACTTTACCAAGCACACGGCTATTCAGCCGCGATCCGCTCCGGCGACCTCCTCTTCGTCTCCGGGCAGGTCGGCAGTCATTCCGATGGGACTCCCGAACCTGATTTCCGGCGTCAGGTCGAACTGGCCTTCGACAACCTAAGGGCAACACTGAAAGCGGCAAGCTGCACCTTCGACGATATTATCGATGTGACCACGTTCCACACAGATCCCGAAAACCAGTTCGAGACCATCATGGCCGTCAAAAACCAGATCTTCAGCAGTCCGCCTTATCCCAACTGGACCGCAATCGGTGTGAACTGGCTCGCCGGTTTTGATTTCGAAATCAAGGTCATCGCTCGCATTCCTGAAGCGGCATAA
- a CDS encoding DUF4157 domain-containing protein, with protein sequence MMTMTILLLTVSFAVAWARLGDIGHPEQFLRNAQREAGNAQSDVPNIFGRIGWEIADIGKELDRVRSEAQVLTAATALEQWITASRNTARSSGVMPMPPALRQALGNFYDEQIYDMVAFKIGDSAPLNLADLAMRYGDADAVTLIDTVIFRDEAGANDPGLWVHELKHVQQFRDWGTRSFSIRYLRDWKSVEDEAYAATDRFNTIQQRTTPQTRSPNVIQPTPTVPQAVQPLAECSRL encoded by the coding sequence ATGATGACAATGACGATTTTATTACTCACTGTGTCGTTTGCTGTCGCGTGGGCTCGGCTTGGCGACATCGGCCATCCCGAACAATTTCTGCGCAACGCCCAGCGAGAAGCGGGCAATGCACAAAGCGACGTGCCAAATATCTTTGGCCGCATCGGCTGGGAGATCGCGGATATTGGAAAGGAATTGGATCGCGTTCGCTCGGAAGCCCAAGTCTTGACCGCAGCTACGGCATTGGAGCAATGGATCACCGCATCACGAAATACTGCCCGCTCCAGCGGAGTGATGCCAATGCCGCCGGCGCTTCGTCAAGCGCTCGGAAACTTTTACGATGAGCAGATCTATGACATGGTGGCTTTCAAAATTGGTGATAGCGCCCCCCTGAACCTCGCAGACCTGGCCATGCGATATGGCGATGCAGACGCGGTTACATTGATCGACACCGTTATTTTCAGAGATGAAGCTGGAGCAAACGATCCTGGGCTATGGGTTCATGAGCTTAAGCATGTTCAGCAGTTTCGGGACTGGGGAACGCGTAGTTTTTCCATACGGTATTTGAGAGACTGGAAATCTGTTGAGGACGAGGCATACGCCGCCACTGACCGATTCAATACGATCCAACAAAGGACAACGCCACAGACCCGTTCGCCCAACGTCATTCAGCCGACGCCCACTGTACCTCAAGCCGTACAGCCTCTGGCCGAATGCAGTCGGTTGTAG